The Branchiostoma lanceolatum isolate klBraLanc5 chromosome 17, klBraLanc5.hap2, whole genome shotgun sequence genome contains the following window.
TGGATCGCCTGATTGTTTGGACAAATATAAAACCCTCAGTGTCATCTTCTGATGCCAAACATAATCATGACCAGTCATACTATTCtaatactaatctccaagcaaatctaacGTTGGCAAAGACTGAATCCGCACCCTTGGGTGGCTATGAAAATTCcttttgtcagttggatacgatctttgcCACCAttagatcttcttggagattgtTCTAATACCGCTTAGAAGATATGCTAACATATTGGCTTAACAATTTGTAATTGTACTTTTAAGTAGAAATTGGGTATTCGGCATATCTTACCTCCTTAGCTTGTGGGAAACCAAGCTCACGACACACTACGTTGGCTTCTTCGAGTCCCCAGCTGTCGTCACATATGGACCCCCATTGTCCGTCATAGAACACCTCCACGCGCCCTTGGAATGAGGTTGCGTTGGCCCCCGCAAGACGAACTTGAACAACTACAAATGGCAGTGAACTATGAGTACAACGTGCCCTTGGATTTATTCACAAACTATTTTCTACACAAGAAATTCACATGTGCTACAGTATTTCACCTTAGAAGGGTGAAATTTACCAACAAAGAAGGCATACCAATATTACAACACAGGCCTGAGAACCCTTTAAACCCTGTCATGCCTCGTTTTGGTGAATGACCTCGAGCTGACCccggaaaattcaaaatggccgccgtaactggaaatgGTCTATTCGAAAGTGTTCGTTGGCGCATTCGAAAGTTTGTCACCTCCAATAAATTTGGAGCCTTTGAAATGCTTATGTATGCgactaaggcccaatttatacttgttcaataaaactgtagtactacacatggtagtctactactgtagtagacttcagattcatgtccactttacactcaacacaggaagcctagcaggacaccccactgttcctgattgtcacgaaactgtagtgacctattgtgacctttgaaaaatcgcgggagggaatttcagcatgtttcttatttgtgaaaaggtagggggTTTATCTGGTGCAAAATACTaaggaaaagggcctgacagctcggttttactgagaaaactagagaatgaccacagatgacccgaaatggaacacgcgatcagttcgaatcacgtcagatcgaacatggttgttggctTCGAAGTGAAGTCTACTACCACTGTACTACATTTTCGCTTTACACCCAGTTCGAAGTCTCGCAgaacctccgccgaagtgtagtactactacccccgaggttgtagtagacttctgcagtagttttctttttacacacagaaaaaaaatgtagtctactacagtagtagactaccatgtgtagtactacagttaaaaggacaagtgtaaattgggcctaagtcaacttgaaaacaaaatacGTCAAAATACTTTGAGTGATTCAGCAACAGAAAATACGTACTTGACAATTCTCTCAGATCCCCCAGCAGCTGCATGTTTATGTCGAACTCTTGCGACAGCTGTCCAATTTCGGTCTGTTGAATGCCGTCATACAGTTGAACAGATTCAGCTGTATTCTTCAGCGATTCTAAATACAAAAGCAATAGACAAGTACTTAGAACAATGTAGTATCATTCTTAATGATATCTTATTACTATCCGTTATACATGTTTGTAATTCTTATCTAAGATTTTCTAGTTGAAAATAGGTGATCAGCATACAACGGCACCCATCGCTAGATTTGGTGTTTGGGCTTCTATCACAAGCGCACAAAAAAAATAAGATCCGTGCTGACCTACCAAGTGTTTGTTGAAGCTGGTCGATGTTCTGCTGCCGCTGCTTGATGAGTTTCGACTGCTGAATGATGTGGAAAGCTTGTTCATTCAGAATCTCCATCAGCTGGAGCTCAGTCGGAGAATCTTATAGAAGGTAATGTAATAGAATAATACATTGTGTCACTCATTGAATGACATTGTTAATTCAATTCAAAGAACAAAATACGCTGCCAAATatgacatttgaatgttattgGATGCATCGTTTAGAATGTTGTAAAACATAGTTGCTAATGTCTTGTCTTTTACAAATATCAAGCTTAGTAGTGCTGCATGATTGAAATCAGAGGGGGGCAAGCCATGACACGGAAGAGGGCAGTTCAACGCGACCTCAGTGAGATGGGCTGTACCCGGGAGGGGTTTCAGCGGGTGGCAGCAAACAGGACAGCATGGACAAAGtgacggcccgcctcagtgGAAGACTGAAAAGCGGCGAGGATTAGTGATTGAGATGATTGAAATCATATTCCTTACCTAAGCATGCCACCCCGGCATCCTCCTCATGTTTGCAGTCGGTGACGTTCCATCCGTTGTGGCTGCAGGACTCGATCCTCAGTTCGTCGCCTTTGCAGTCCACGTTGTCTAACCAGATCGGTCCCGATCCTGAGCCGAACGCTGCTTGATGGTACACGTCTACAACGCCTGGCAAGCCCAGCTGGCGGCACACAACCCGTCCGTCTTCCATGTCAAACTGGTCATCGCAGACTGAGCCCCAAACACCTTCGTGCAGAACCTCCACACGACCGTAGGTACCGTTGCCACCAACCAGTCTAACTGTCCGACCTTTTGCAGCCAATGGAAAAACTTATAAGTTCCAAAAGAAACAGTAAGACCGTAACTCAGCATGGAAATTAGTCCTTCCTACCAAGTCATCAATTTCATTCTGAAATGGGAAATAAATTTCACAGAAAACTGTAATAAACTCTTCTAGGGTGGATTTAGCAATACTAGACTTCACAAAAGCTTTTGACAAAGACCGCCATGACGGACTCGATTATCTCAACACTGGAGAACTGAGGAATTCAATGCACTACACTAGATTCGCAGAAAAAGCAGTGAGCAGACGGTAGGGGTAGAAGGGAGTCCCAGATAGACTAGCATCGGGAGTTCCACAAGGAATCGTTCTGGGACCATTACTTTTCCTCTTGTATATGAATAAACTACCAGCTTGATTTAAATGTGCGGTTATTTGCCAATGACTGCCTGCTACTTGTAGAGTTGTCCACTCACAACTTCTGCAAGAAGATCTGGACGTCCTCGAGGAATGCAAAGCAAATGGTCCATGTGGTTTAATCCCTAAAACACCTACattatgcatataacaaacaaacaaacgtaccacCCACGCAGCTACTTTTGCGGTAAGACTGACCTAAAGTTTTGTCCATATTTCCAAAAGATAAAGCTAAACAGACAGTGGGGACCCGGGTGTTTACACATAATTTGTGTGCATGCCGGGCAGTAATGGTACAATTATGACAATACACATCACATTTacgaagaaagaaaaagataaactgGAAAGTGTGCACATGTGCAGAATCAAATTGTACGAAACAACTACGAAAGGAGTGCTGGATCTAAATCTACAATGGACTTCTAAAACTACAGTGAAATTCACTCCACTACAGAAGCACAAATTCAAgattatgcatgatgtacaaaatgacttatGGTGGACGCACCAACTACTAAGTATttgataccagctcagaaaagaacaaggaaTACCTGGGTTATCAACCCAcgattgaggtgttcaaaattcgctttcgtagagtggaactcataaCCACCAAACAAGGGCAGCAGGAGCATTCTAattgtgcaaaggttaggtatgaTCGTTCGCTTAGTGTAATTCATGCTGCCCCGCTGCGTGTCTAACGCGCTGGTGTGATACGCCTATAgctaagggcggttatacctgctatacagatacaaatacagaatcCAAACATATAAACTCACCAGCAAAATGCGCCGGAGTATCTCGCTCCAATGGATTCACATCCTATAAAACGGAAAAACGTTTTAACTTCAACTGGCTATTCTGTTCGTGTCTTCCCCTGATTTAATAGTACAACTTTAATGTTCCCTTTAAACATGTTTTGGTTAGTTATTGAGTTGGTAACCCTACGCCAACTTTTACCGCCTTTTAGACTCATTTCCAaactccggcgccattttgatcCTCTCTCGCGAGAGTACAATCTGGCGAGAGTGCGCGTGATTTGAGCACGGGAGCGGTAACAGCATGGGAGCGGTGGCGTCCCCAGTAGAAATCAGTGTTAAATCATCTCCGGCTGGGAGTTGAGTTGTTTTTTCTCCTCGGTGAAATTCGTCGATTCATATGCATGCCAAAAGTAGACAGTATTTTTGTGGACACTTgtactcgatatcggccagtaaaattgtgaatttcattttttgcaCAGTTCCTGACGGGCTGTCGAACGCGCGCTGCAGTGATAGAGAGCATTGTATATgattacaccgcgtgcttgtaataGTTTCCACGGATAATGCTAGCTCAAGTCAAgacaaaatcccacaaaaacgcACACATATCCTTGCAGCTACGTATAAATATAACAAATCAACTAATCACTTTAAATGTACTTAAATGCAATGATCCCCTAAATGTGTGATACATCTTTGTCATAACAAAAACATGCCCATACGTTACTTTATTTTAACAGCTACCACCCCAATGAGGTGACAAATTCTGTTCGGCAAATTCATTTTGCTTACCTGGTCTTCTCGTACAGCAGCAGATTGGACAACGAAGAGCGACACAGCAATAGCAATAGCTAGCATCTTGTTTGTATTtctgcagtcaaaataggtagAAAACAACGCATAATTAAATTGTAAAAAGCTTCTTGCAACTTTGGTACGTCAGAGTCAGACTGACCAAATACTAATTCAAATGGAACCAAAGTTCTCTTATTGAATATCATTGAACACACGTTTTGGTAGAGAAAAAATTACAACATCCTTGAATATTATCAATAACATGATAAGACAAAGAAATCACCAATGTCTTATGATACGGTCATTATTGAAAAAGGGGACCCCGCCGGGTAATTTACGGGCTGCTTTTTGCATTTTGGGGCGTGAACCCTACGTCGCCCCGTGGGTCACCCTGTGGCTACTAGGCTATATGGGGGCACAGCCGGGCGCCTGGGAGACTTTAACTCAGAATTAAATTCAACCCAGGACGCGGTAGCAAATAAACGCCCTGAGATAATTGTGCGAACACCGagagctcccccccccccgataCCCGGCAGTCAACCGGgataaatttgtggcttcggggcccggcagGGACTACATGTACACCCCTTGCGGGCACTGAAGCAATTGTGAACGAAGCATTAGTTGGCAATGTACAAGCCGAACTCACCGTTGTCTGCACTCAATCGTGGTAAGGGTTCCTATGTGAAGACTTAGAACTCggtgtataaatatatataaatacctACGTGCGACAGGTGTGTGGACTCCAGGGTTTATCAACACGGGGATGTTTTTTAAACATCGATCCTTTCCCTGTTTCCGCGCTTGTTTGCTCACCTTTCACCCTCCCTCTCCCCCACAGTGGTTGTCGACCGGTCATGGCCAGGTCAGTTAACATAATGCTAAATCTACAGGCCTATGAGGAAAAATTATTTTTCGTACTAAAAACACACCGTAATCCGTAAGAACTGGATTTTGCACAACACACATCGACATGTGTACATGATTATGACCCAATCGAGGACGACAATAGGTACCGCACGACAAACAGTACCGCTAAAGCCCCGCCCCGgccccgcggcacgctggcaacctcgctgcgacgaattgacaaagcactcaacgcatttcatcgataaaaaacgaatctttttaagctttgtgtttttttttgtcttttaggtCATAATTGTAAGTTTTGAATTATATTCCTatcatgaagtcaagggttaaacaaatccagtttagaacaCATCGACGCCGCCAGCCGTCACGTAAGCCTCtctttcactggacccgcggcacgctggccgccagcgtgccgcgggtccagtgaaagaGAGGCTTACGTGACGTCAAATGTGTGCCCTCACGGACGCATGAACTTACGGACGCTCGAATTTTCCGTCGCCTGAACTGTCAGAGAGCCGGCCGTGAACCGGTCAGGGTGACGAAAAACAGGACGAGAGGTGTTTGCTGTGTAAGATACTGGCTATATTCATAACACTTCAAATAAAGATTGCGGACGAAACATCCgtattcaaataaaaaaaaaactcaacagGAGAAAAGCACCAACTGTTCATTCACATTAAAATTATATATAGTCTCTGTCTTTCTGTAATTACTACATTAGCCAAGCACAACCGGCAAGAATACGTATATCCACAgaggtaagaattttttttccattctccAACATATCTCACTTTGGCTTCTGCTTGACAGGCTTGATCATTGGATGTAATAATTGTCATATATGTACGGTCAGTTTAAGACTCTGATATTGTATCTATTGTTACAGTGTGTCTAGATTAGAACATCTTTAGCCACAGAGCAGGCTGAAAAATCTGaaacaagtacaatgtaaatgCAATTCTTTTCTTTCCAGTTACCATCAACCACAATGGGTTTtgccattttcttcttcttctgtgcgCTCGCCTGGTCATCAATGCCAGACGTAAGGGTAAGTTTCTGGTTATTTCTTTGCCAGTTCACTAGATGCTTTTTATTAGGGTCTTTGTATTCCATTCCTATGAACTTATTACATGCTGGTTTACTTTGTTTTCAGAGCGATGCAGGGGACATAGTGTCCATCTATAGTGCTGATGGTATGTAACCGAACGTATTACAAAATTTAATTGTTTGAAGTGGGACTTCGTTTTTTTATGATTGTCGCCACATTTTGCCTGAACTTGAAAATGAGTTTCCTAAATGTCTTAACAAAGTTAGTTTTGCCTGTGACAGACACCATTAGTTTTATTGAATATGTGCTGATACTGTAGATGTAGTATCACTTAttgtggcgtcggtgtggcgcaactgtTAGAGCGtttgactcagaaccaataggtcccgggttcgatacaCACCGAGTCTCTCCGGCTAATCtctcaaaatgtgtgccaaaaacacactacggatttgcttgccgatgtgccaatatttatcacattttccaccaagaaccgttaattttgtattattttttatttatttagtaTCACTTGGGTAGTTAATGTAGATCATATCTTTCGTACTCTTCAGCAATCCCCATCCGCCTGCGTGACGGCACCGCCAGCTCCGGTCGTGTGGAGGTCTTCTACAACGAACAATGGGGCACGATCTGCGACGACGGGTTTGACCTTGACGACGCCAAGGTCATATGCCGTCAGCTTGGATTCGCAAACGCCACGCAAGCCTACACACAGGCACATTTTGGGGAAGGTGCCGACCCGATTTGGCTGAGTAACCTCGCCTGCAACGGCGACGAGGAAACGCTGAAGGACTGTCAGCACAGCGGCTGGGGGGTCGCCAACTGTAAACACGAAGAGGACGCCGGCGTGGAGTGCTCTGGTATTTCTATGTACCGTCTTATTGATTTCTGCGGGAAATACCGTATACGTAGTCAGACGACAGCGATGTTTTTATCTATGGTCGGGTTTTTATTCAACATTTGCAGACTCACATTCGTAGTGTTTTTGAAGCTTTATTTTTTTATGTGTATGACAGTTGTGTGACTGCTTGGTACAGATCTTAAATCGGGCCGCCGCTGCGCAGTGACCGATGACCGCAGTGATTCGGCGCTACCAATATTGTTGTCAAAATTCTATCTAAAAAAAGTTTATGTTAAGGTATattatgaatgcaaatgacagctgtGTGCAAGGACTCggtttatttacctttctaATCTAGCAAAGTCAGTGGCGAAAAACACGGCGAACTTATATATCGCTAATCGATAACATTTCTTGTCGTCACAGGAACACCATCGACAGCCGAGCTGTTCCAGATGCTGAACGACCAGGCCAACGCTCTGATCCAGCAAACTGCGATACTTGACGCTCAGCACACGACAATCACGACCATACAGCACGAACTAGGTAGGAGGCATGTAGTATACCTCTCATTTTGTAATGTCAATGTAAAACTTTAGTACTAGCTATAGACTTCCTTGCCTGGCTCACCATTAGTTTacgatggtcaaatatgggcGCAAAATTTCCAGACTCTTTTAGACTTCAAACCATGTTCGATCATGTTCGAAGTGACGTATTTCAATAGAATGCGCGTTCAATTCGGGGTCACTCGCCGTCGCCgatcatttgcatgttttcaaTGTAAATCCGCGCCAAAACGGGCTTTCTTTCCGAGGAGCCTT
Protein-coding sequences here:
- the LOC136423100 gene encoding neurotrypsin-like, with amino-acid sequence MLAIAIAVSLFVVQSAAVREDQDVNPLERDTPAHFAGRTVRLVGGNGTYGRVEVLHEGVWGSVCDDQFDMEDGRVVCRQLGLPGVVDVYHQAAFGSGSGPIWLDNVDCKGDELRIESCSHNGWNVTDCKHEEDAGVACLDSPTELQLMEILNEQAFHIIQQSKLIKQRQQNIDQLQQTLESLKNTAESVQLYDGIQQTEIGQLSQEFDINMQLLGDLRELSIVQVRLAGANATSFQGRVEVFYDGQWGSICDDSWGLEEANVVCRELGFPQAKEAIQSAAATFGEGTGIIWLDDMECLGNETSLSQCTHKDWGDNNCKHEEDAGVVCYEWKAGFSASLNSRIGSSETDAIFNIIDANVGGHYDQTTGKFRAPLDGYYMFFFTGHKYSSYDVYIDLIINGSVYKDQWVYDTGSSDSYDTASNSIILHLNMGDEVNLRVHSGYYLSGGGHQSSFSGFLLSAV